The sequence below is a genomic window from Cicer arietinum cultivar CDC Frontier isolate Library 1 chromosome 6, Cicar.CDCFrontier_v2.0, whole genome shotgun sequence.
ccggggaatgatatcgacgtatacttgactcctttaattgaagatttaaaaattctgtgggagacaggtgtggaagtttatgatgggtataggaaaaagtgtttcaatttgagggctatgttgttcggcacaattaatgattttccagcatatggtaatttatcaggatatagcattaaaggtcagtgtgcatgtcctatatgtgaagagagtacaaattggatgcggttgaaacattgtaagaagaatgtgtttcttggacatcgtagatttttaccttatagtcatcagtatcgtgggtggagaaatgcattcaatggaaaatcagaggaaggtaaagctcctttagcaccgactggatatcaaatacttgaaaaagtacaaggtttgaccaataaatttggcaaaccttttgcgggagagctggtgaaaactgggtggaagaaaaagtcaattttctttgaattgccatattggaagtcattgtatgtaagacatttcctcgatgtgatgcatattgagaaaaatgtatttgaaagtgttattggtacgttactcaatgttccaggaaagtctaaagatggcgtcaatgcaagattggacttggtcgatatgggaataagaaatgaactggctccagtaaagaaaggaaatcgcacatatctacctccagccgctcatactctatctagaaaggaaaaaattgttttatgtaaatttctacacgaagttaaagttccagaaggatactcttcgaacattaaaaatttggtttgtatgaaagacctcaagttaaaaggtttgaagacccatgattgtcatattctaatggagcatttgctaccaataggtatacgttccattttacctgaaaaagttcgactagccttaactagattatgtttcttcttcagggaaatttgtagtaaagtgatcgaccctcagaaattaccgacattgcagagggaaattgttgttactttgtgtgagcttgaaatgtatttcccaccatcgttttttgatataatggttcaccttactgttcatctggttaaggagacacaactttgtgggccagcttatatgagatggatgtatccgatagaacgatatatgaaaatattaaaagggtacgtaaaaagtagaagtcgaccagaaggttgtattgttgaacgatacattgttgaagaggctgctgaattttgtactgaatatctgtccaatgttgaatccatagggcttcccatgtctcgtcattcgggaagactatcaggagaagggataactggaaggagactactgactatatcaaggacagaatgggagcaggcacaattgtatgttcttcataatgatgatgaggttcaaccgtatgttacaatacacatggatcagttatctcgtttgaacatgaataggaatcaaaattggataactcgagagcacaatcaaagttttataacatggttaaaaaatcacataaagtcaaaatttgatatagaccccgtattaatttcaaatagattgaggtggctagcaaatggtccgagcttacatgtcttttcttacattgtttatgttattaacgactacacattttataccaaagaacaagatgatcagaccactatgcaaaatagtggagtcactctcgtagctgaagcgatgcatgtctcaagtgcaaaagacaaaaacccaatatatgcaaatctatcatattttggggttatcgagcgcatatgggagttagactacacaatgtttcgtgttcccatatttggttgcaagtgggtcgataataataatggtgttcggattgatgagtcaggattcttgcttgtcgattttaatagggtgggatacaaagacgagccttttattttagcatcgcaagctcaacaagtgttttatgtcactgatccttctgatgataaatggtctgttgtcctatcgaccaataaaataagtgatgataacaataatgatgaagatgttggtaatgatcttttatttgcaacatcacaacaaccacatgaaattgatttaactgatgatggtttatatcttagagatgatcatgatgagggaatttggattaatccatcgtttcatattgtaaatggacaaacaaatgtgaatcccatcaggaaaagaagaaggacatcttaatgtatgtgtttaattgttttatataagccatgcatgtaatctgaattattgtgataaatatgaatataatctgaattattgtgataaatatgcatgtaatctgagttattgtgataaatatgcatgtaatttgaattgagtgttttatactaatatggCAGAATAGAAAATTAAGTCACTTATATAATTTGAATGGTTTATATCCCAATTAGTAAGGCAAATGGTTTATACTAATATTCTAATATGGCGTGCATATCACAATTAATTGAGTGTTATAACATCTCACAGTTTGCTACTAATGTcacttatataatgtaaattaagtgccaattcgattggaataaatgtctgagttacagtcatccaaaattgaacccaaataaaaccaacacaaaatccttttacagcgcttttcataaaaagcgctgtaaacgacccttttgaaaataagtaaaaaagacattttacagcgcttatttgaaaaagcgctgtaaaaagctttaaaaataatattcatcagacacctaacatgactatctctaacaggattttcttcaaacaccttgtacgcattatgggaatccccaaaaacacattgttaacaaaaacatcaaacTCAAACCCGTTTTTCcacaacatggcaatgaacctgaataccaagtttcgatttaagaaggaaagggaatgtaaagagataaaaagggtgttgaggtggagattgaattctgaaagagtaagctttgatgtttgtgaagaaaattcataaaaggagaagagtttggtgaagaggaagagaTTTTggtgcaacatcacaacaaccacatgaaattgatttaactgatgatggtttatatcttagagatgatcatgaaaaacaataaggccttttacagcgctcatttaaaaaagcgttgtaaaaggctttaaaaaaaacattcatataacataataaaataaggaggtctattacagcgcttgtccaaataagcgctgtaaaatactgttttaaaaataaaataaagagaccttttacagcgcttatttgaacaagcgttgtaaaagggttttatatataacataataaaacaatgaggtcttttacaacgcttatttgggaaaagcgctgtaaaagagccttttaaaaaattaaataaggacgccttttagagcgctttttaaacCAGCACTGTAAAAGGGTTATAAAAAAGCGTCGTCAAAGGGTtacatatatataacagttaccgcttcagtttcctcttcattacgtaaacttcactatcatctcaaccttcatcgttcttctcttcttttgcaaaccctatcatcccgtccattacgaaccttatttccacgatcatatccttcatttcgaaccttatttccatccaagatcatctctcccatttcacacaatatttttttcattgaaatacgtaaccctcattacgtatttcttcaataccgtatttctgtgaaccatatttctgtgaactttctgcgttccctcttttcttcacatttcatctttcttcgaaccattattcaggtattgatgttattaattttttgtaatcattaaaatgcatgttgagcttgtttaagatatactgatacatgttgagcttgtttataataatgcatgatgcatgttgagcttgttgatgttatactaaactgcatgttgaacttgttgtagttaaatggatacaaacaaagatttagaatgtcaaaatgaagaagttggcacctctaagacttatgaaaaaaaagtcaaatgtggtgcaactatcatgcaaaaagtcattaaagcaatgagtaatggcattaaatttgaggtatactatactttgtttgctgtgtgtttttttatctttttttaatagcatgaacttactatatgagtttattaggttggctggaatgaaagtggtcagccaattggCCCCAACAGCTCTATGTTTGTAAGCtatattggggctgttgttcgtcaaaatgtcccaattacaattgacaattggagagataaggcgttgaaggatgtcAAAGATATTATATgaaatgacattcaagtaaagtTTTTaatccactcttttgtcatttataatttttttcgttgaaatactttacttataatttttttcattgcagacgacttttgttcttgatgagggacGAAAGtcttatgttttgagagttgctggaaagatccatcgtggatttagatcccatctctcaaatttctatctaaaagatagagaaggaaacacaagtgctgaacctccaaaaatatatcaacattatatatcaaaggatgaatggagagcatttgtttccaaacgttctgaccccgtgtttgtcgtaagtgattaatttatcagcatttgtgttttattattcatattcgtagcatattttaaatttttacacaattgttttttttttatatagaatattagtaaggcaaatcgcgaacgggcaagcaatccaaaacacccatacaaaaaatcacgtatgtgatatgcacgccttgatcaacaacttgtaagtaattaaacatcacttttatataatgaagtaatttgtattataaactatagtgtgtaactaatttgtattattttgtttatgattttaacgaatagagaaaagacacccaagccgatcaacccttgggtcgtcatatattgtggaaggaagcgcgtgttaataaagaaggagtggttgataatgaaaatgtcaaaaaagttgtagaactttgtgtaagtatattatcactttaatattttttaatattgtattttaaaaatgctattgaacttatctttttaatgttacatgtattttaggaaattattgaacaaagttctgaaaatccGGAGGGGAACAAGGatacttgcagggacattcttgggaaagtgtttaatgtccctgagtattccggtcgagtgagggggaaaggatttggcgtaactcccaaaagcttttttcctcaagagaagcgccaaaaaccttccaacgaggaagtattagagaagctcagaatcctatcggagcaagtggcactcttggtgaatacgaataaagacaagcaacttccggttcagctccaacctgaaatacaaatggagagtgaaaccgggagttgcaacgtcggtttgaagagtattcccgaggtaattaattacttactacttacttgcttatgtaattacttatgtattaaacaaacttatatattaactgtacttatgttttaactattgatgtagggtgtcactacatgtgtcctatacttgtcctcgcctactcaacggaaggtgggaaaaggaatattgtacaatacttcgggagaagtattgcacaatattccgatccccgcgggccatgtcaaagtatcgcctacggttgctttcgaaccaactgcaccgttgcccataccggacaacgatggagatatgaagttcttaagcgacgctattggcagttacgtggcatggcccacaaaccttgttgccctccaaaaaaagattcccaaagacaaatcagttacatctcccgaaaaggtttgtcacatttattgcctaaggtttttcattttttcagattcaataaactaacattttacctcatttttgtaggtccaaataaataaaccacccctacagccaaaaaaaggcagcaaacctcaaaaattggaggttaatagggctgccaaactacaaaggctggagggtaataaagctgcaaaacttgcagcaacaaaaaatctagatcggggaaaatcggtcgctgctgctgctgctcctaataaaagtcagccacgccttggtaaatacggggcgtgtcttgacatccaaataaaaaggaacatgggcagcagcaacgattcgcccatcgtacaaatgaataaagacatctttggagatgagtatattgaatacctcgaaaaggagcacatgtacgaacttctcgaacataaggagctgagtgctactgtaatcagcttgtacataaggtaaaaaatacttttaattgcatttatttgtaattaattaaatgtattggtaattaatctagtttaaaattttcattgaaggtttttgtacgagaaggtcgtgtgcacgaggaaactgtcaaataaatactcattcttgtctccgcataagatgtcgatgttcaaactcgatccagacaatgtaaaacactacattgtagatatgtttttaagaaataaagaaagtgataaattgttcttggcaccatataattcagggtacgtaattttatcttttttaattgatgagaatttaatttattagttgtctataaacaaaattgcttaaccaattttttgttgttgtagggcacattgggtgctatttgcaatcaatgcggtctctgaagtgatatactatttggatcccgtgcacggcgattacaccaatcaccccagaataaagaatatgctcgacacgtaagtaatattcatttatttcttacatatatatatttatatatatatatataaatattcatgctctaataatcacatttattcattcgatagtgccttaaaagtttttcgagctcaaagaggtgctacagtgtcgaagcaaaagtctaataacattacatggatcccaataaagtgtcctcgtcaaacaaacaacatcgactgtgggtactacgtattgagattcatgaaggagattgttgagaagaataaaactattatcccagaaacggtacggtatttgcattatatgattttcatatataaattatctatatatttgatactaacttaatataatatgttcaatttttatattgcagtactttgacaattccaatccatcatattctgaggaagatctgatggaattaaaggaagactggtgtcagtatgtgcttgacatgcaaattatttgattttctgggaaatagcttgctgttgggcaagggatctgaatattatatggtagctagtgcatattatgtatattctgttagttattatatgtatatgatcataggacacaatatatgaacatgcatatggatctgaatgtagttaattaggttgtaaattaggttatatatatgtatctgaatgtagttaattaggttgtaaattacagagttacagagttacatatatgttaattaagttacagagttctgttttctgttctactgattgtgtgaactgcttatggtatttgaatatgttttgttgttgtgtgcactgattttggatcaaaataattttggataaaaagataaaagacagcgttttctaaaaaaaatgccacaaaaagctaaaaagcgcttttcatttcaaatatttaatttacagcgtttaaaaaaaaaaacacacattttacagtactttttttaaaaagcgctgtaaaatgttgttgtaaagcgctataatggtgtacattttacagcgcttttttgagaaagcgctgtaaaatgtacacacaaaagcgctgtaaaatgcagacccataatttcatataatgggtgtgcattttacagcgcttttgttagaaagcgctctaaaaagcagacccataactcatataatgttcataacaagcgcgcgttatatttacatgttttataacgcttttttaaaagtgttgttgtatcttttacaacGTTCGATTCCACAacggtttttttttaaaaaaaacgctgtaaatagattaaaaaaaagctgtaaaatgcagtttttcgcaTAGTGTTTGTAGCCAACTATTATCTACAAAGTCAACACCGAAGAAGAATCTTATTAACCTAAATTTGATCATCAACACTTTGATTCTATTGTCTCCTTTGTGGGCTTGAAATTAAGTATGACAATAGTATCATCGTCAACTACATTCGACAATAACCAATGTCTTCCTTCACCTTCGAAAGTATTCTAAAAAACAAACTCGCACTACAATGTTTTTTCTCTAcgtcaaatttttttttgtctcctAGAGTATCATAGGACagctattttcattttttttggtGTAGCGtataagaaatttaatttaaatggtATGATTAAAAATCACTCTCGTATGATGCATAAATAATGGATTTTTATCGATTCCCTTTAACAATGATCATATGTCGTTATCGTAtagtttttttaacaaaaaaaaaaaacaattttcaagtGTTCTCAAGTGTTCTCatatatgtttataaaaaaaataatttcaccctcttcttttacttatttaaatagAAACTTCATTAATCAAAtagaatacatatttttttaatcaaatttgaatcatcttcttcatttaatttcttttcGTTGCTCTCTTTGTCGGTCTATCCCTCTTAACTTTACTCTCTCTCTTCTTCTATAACTATATTTAAATGCCATATCAATTTTGATATGGTCTATTTgactttcaaatttttatattttcattaattttaattttagtttatgatatttaaaaaatttatatttgtttaatttaaagttaaatttttttaatttttgtatagaatttttttataattttcttgaCATATTtgcaaaaattattaaaaaatttaaatattaaatgacaattaaacatattttgttttaatatatactGAATCTATTTGCACGATAATTTTgtaagaattttaaaatataaattttttaaataaattaaaaaataaattttttaaattttatagaaattaaaatcttatttaaaccctttattttattataacgcTTCACATTATTATGTTTTAGTTATTAACTTGCAGCatactatttttaattgaatgtaGATTACAATACAttattaaaacattaaaaaaaattgtgtttttattcttaattttctaattttaaacGATTTATACACTCAACTAAATTGATATAACTAAAATCCAAAGtcgttaaaataaaaaaaaaaaattgcgaACAAATTCAAAACACGTTAATAACACAAAATGGAAACATCTTTAAAAATATGACAAATTTCAGGTGTCCAGAATACCCCATCCAGATCTGTAATATTGGCGATCTCAAAGTCATTGATTAAAATTGGTAATATATCAAAGCTACCATGTTAGTCAAAACCAAACgagcaaaaagaaggaaaagtCAAACATCGTAGCACTAAGACGACAAACAAAACAATGTCGCACTCATATTATGAATTCACATGAAAAATACGCgagaaaaaaaatgtgaaaaccACGTATTTAGATAAAATGAGAAGATAAAAAACTACTTTGAAGGGTGATTCCAGTCAAAAAAGTTATCATAAACCACTCCTCTCGATCTAATGGATAAAAAGAAGAGATAACCTAGATATTTTTAGAGGAGGTTCCGGCTATTGAGCTCACTTCATCTACCGCTTATACTTCTTGGAAGTATATGTGTGATTCTATTCTATCGTAACTATACATTTAGTTTCTTAGACTGAAATTTGTGTAATGTGCATAAGAGTGTTCATAGTACAAAAACTGAACTGTATAAGACAAAATTAATGGTTTggtttagtttttgaaaactaCTTTCAAATCAAGTTCAATTCAATTTCGAACTGGTTTGAAacttgtttataaatataaaccactttaatattttgaaactcttttgataaaaaaatatcgaTTTTTTACGAGCAaaaagtttgagtttttttcgataaaaataaatgtaaaaaaaatttcgaTAAAAGAATTTCGAAATTCTTTTTGCATAAacgttttgatttttttcgagaaaaatagatataaaaaatttctgaatgaaaaaaaatcaagaaaaaagtttcgagttttttcaaaaaagaaaatcgaAAATTTTtcaggaaaaaaatattttcaattattttctcaaatttttttcaagaaaaaactgattttatttttttcggaaaaaaagttttaatattttctatctTCTTTTTTCGAgtaaaacaaatttcaaaaattttgtcagaaaaaaatctcaattaagttaaaaaaaataataaaattgttaaacatattttttaattaagtttagttaagtgaattattttaaatatatggtTCAATTCATGGACATATAATTAGTTTGATTTTTGCGGTGCAGTGCAATCTAATTTATCAATATGATctaattaactatatatatattttacacacTCTTAAATGTGCATCAATAAGTTAGACCTTGTACTTGTGCAATATGAAAGATGGTTATCTATATATTCTTGTTTGCATTTCAAACTATTTAGCGTGCACATGAAAATTTATGAATCAAAAGGCTTTAGtgattagaatttaaaataagctATAATTAAGGGGGAGACTCATTGTAcgagattttttttattgaacaaACCAAAGAGACagtcataatattattaaatggaaaatatgaaatattgaaGTGTGCACATGAAAGAGTGAGGTTGGCAGAATAGAGTTATCGTATTTGCAATTCCTAAAAGAGTGAACACGAAAATAACTAAGTATTGAAAATGCAAAAGGTGAATTGGAAAAATACAAtggaattaaatcaaattattctCACAAATATACAAGTTGACTAATTAGATGAACAACATAGGAGATATTTGGCTAAGTAACATGAGGTAAATCAGACTACCTACA
It includes:
- the LOC140920679 gene encoding uncharacterized protein, which encodes MESETGSCNVGLKSIPEGVTTCVLYLSSPTQRKVGKGILYNTSGEVLHNIPIPAGHVKVSPTVAFEPTAPLPIPDNDGDMKFLSDAIGSYVAWPTNLVALQKKIPKDKSVTSPEKVQINKPPLQPKKGSKPQKLEVNRAAKLQRLEGNKAAKLAATKNLDRGKSVAAAAAPNKSQPRLGKYGACLDIQIKRNMGSSNDSPIVQMNKDIFGDEYIEYLEKEHMYELLEHKELSATVISLYIRFLYEKVVCTRKLSNKYSFLSPHKMSMFKLDPDNVKHYIVDMFLRNKESDKLFLAPYNSGYVILSFLIDENLIY